In Drosophila willistoni isolate 14030-0811.24 chromosome XR unlocalized genomic scaffold, UCI_dwil_1.1 Seg41, whole genome shotgun sequence, the following are encoded in one genomic region:
- the LOC26530133 gene encoding uncharacterized protein LOC26530133 has product MDMERVRIEHLRSYMELNDEDRQRCYDRFYNERLEDKNKDNKYLKRTSFIFEQGNSNKLENECFLTFDLIPVHKRYSALIFSLCGITSHFHYILFLGVLEDAKMDSLTHFVCEILANLLITEVPKLPNFPLKFILLRNDLTSQNVLKVFAESKKTLNLFNNFLFINESNAWRLLSLHDPYVQSAWDEIMLNYISDENVDEVFVKYYDLAAEKGNDGFKEFISEFHNLAKELLMARSVISLRLCTLERLDIFEKIITAHVKGFKEQRVNRMVIFQLLRALILIYGH; this is encoded by the coding sequence atggaTATGGAACGCGTAAGAATCGAACATTTACGTTCATATATGGAACTGAACGATGAGGATCGACAAAGATGTTATGATCGATTTTATAATGAACGACTTGAGGACAAGAATAAGgataataaatatttgaaacgCACTTCATTTATATTTGAGCAGGGTAATTCCAATAAACTGGAGAATGAATGCTTTCTTACCTTCGATTTAATACCGGTACATAAGAGATATAGTGCATTAATTTTTAGTCTCTGCGGTATAACGAGTCATTTTCATTATATACTCTTTCTGGGCGTCCTTGAGGATGCCAAAATGGATAGTCTTACGCATTTCGTTTGTGAAATTTTGGCCAATTTGTTAATAACAGAAGTACCTAAATTGCCAAATTTCCCGTTGAAATTCATATTGCTGCGCAACGATCTAACGAGTCAAAATGTTTTGAAAGTATTCGCCGAATCCAAGAAGAcattaaatttattcaataattTTCTATTCATCAATGAGTCAAATGCATGGCGTTTATTATCCCTTCATGATCCCTATGTACAATCGGCCTGGGATGAGATAATGCTAAACTATATAAGCGATGAGAATGTGGATGAAGTATTTGTCAAATACTACGATTTGGCCGCCGAGAAGGGTAACGATGGATTCAAAGAATTTATAAGCGAATTTCATAATTTGGCCAAGGAATTGCTAATGGCGCGCAGTGTCATCAGTTTGCGTTTATGCACACTGGAACGCTTGGATATCTTTGAGAAGATCATCACGGCTCATGTAAAGGGATTCAAAGAGCAGAGAGTCAATCGAATGGTTATATTTCAGTTACTGAGGGCATTAATCCTTATATATGGACACTAA